The DNA sequence TCTGTTTGTAAGGCTTTGATTTTTAGCCCAGTCTTGAGTTCGATTGCTGACTTGTATTGCTGAAATGCTTCAAATGCTTGGCTTTTGGTCTTCAGTAGGTATGTGTAAGTATACCTTGTGCTTGCATCAATAAAGCAGATATAGTACCTGCAACCTGATCTGCTGTATAAGGGTGCTGGCCCCCAAATGTCAGAAAATATAAGGTCTAAAGGTGCATAGTTAGAATGAGACTCAAGATGAGGTACGTAGTTGGTGAATTTTACTAATACAGCAAGCATTGCATAATGAAGGATCATAGCTAATTTTATTCATTGAATTATCAGACCTTGAAGCATTACATTGATTCATCACTAGAGTTACCACCTTATCAGATGGATGTCCTAATTTTCTATGCCATAATTGGCTTGTATCACTATCCCTTTTACAAGTGACATGGGCTTCTGCATTTGAAATAGGACTTACTAAGGTATTTACAGACAATTGAGAGGCAGAATTACAAATTGAAATTGGACTTGTGACAACTTTATTTGCTGTTGAATTACAATTCAGTTTGGCTAGGTGAGAGGGTGCAGCAGCTCTCTCTTTATTATTCAATGCTGAACTCGCATTGGCAGTGGCTTGCACATGCTTATTTTCAGATTCAACATATGTATTTTTGGAGTTTTCAACAGTGTTTGCATTGAAACAAGTAGGATTAACAGGTACAGACTTTGTTCTTGGGCCAATTTCGATCCCTTCAAACTTGTAAAGTCCTTCTTTAAGCAATCCTTGAAGGAGGATTTTCTTGGATATCTGACATTTAACATTACACAGATAAGGCCAAAACTCAAAAAACACACCATTGTCTAAGGCAAATTTGGCTACACTCACTAAATTTTTGGATATATTAGGTACATGTAATAGGTTTTGCAATTTGAAAGGTTTGTTAGATAAAGATGCATGCATGAATGAACTTCCAATGTGTTCAATATCCATACCTTGGCCATTACCTCCAAACACTTATTCAGTGCCATCATAATCAGATCCTGTGATGAGGTTCCTTTTGTCAAAGGTGATGTGATGAGATGCACCCGAATCAGGGTACCAAGCTGTGTCTGGGAGAGCTGAAGGCAATGTAAGGAATGCTTGAGGATTGAGTGGTGCGGGAGGCTGAGTTTTCACTTCTTGAAATCTTTGTTGAGAGTTTTGAGAGCTTGTCCCATTGTGGAATGCTGCTGAAGGTGGTTGCGCTGCATTGAGGGGCTGCATTTGTGGATTCATGAAGTCTTGGTTGAACCTATGAAAACACTGCACTGCTGTATGGCCAAGTTTCCCACAAAGTTGGCATTGTGGCCTACTGCCCTGCCACCATGATGACCTTCATGTGCCTCTGAAATAGCCTCTGCCTCTCGAGCCTCGAAAACCTCCTCTGTAGTTGTTGAACCCTCTTCCTTGAAATCTTTCTGGAGTATCCTCTCTTTGAGCAATGTTTGCCTGAACTGGTCCTAGCTCCGTTCTTCTAAATCTGTCAACTAATTCTTCTTGAGCGAGCAACTGAGATTCAAACTCGCTTTCTGACGTCTCTTCAATCCTTGCTGTTGCCACGGTGATGAAAACATTGTATTCTTCGCCAAGCCCTCCCAGTGCAGCTTCAATATACTCGTCTTTGGTTAGTGGAGCTCCAAGTGCACTAAGTGCGTCAGCAACTTGATTGATCTTCGCCATGTATTCGGTGACTGGAGAACCGTGCTTCTTGAGTGTCTTTAACTGAGTCTTGAGCTGCTTAATCCTCGATTTGACTCTAGATTCAAAATATTCACTCAACACATTCCAGATCTGGTATGCATAATCGTACTCGATTACACGGTTGACAAAGGTAGACTCCATTGTTGCTGTTAACCAAGCCACAAGGCACTGATCTTGCACTTCCCAGTCTGTGTAGCTTTGAGCTTCGATTCCTTCATGTCTGTCTGATTCTGAGCTAAACCTAGCAGGTACCATCCTTGGATCAAGATGACTTTGAAGCTTGTTCACCTTTATGCACGCTAGTGCTTGTTTCTTCCATGCTTTGTAGTTGTTCTCGTTGAGTTTAATGGCTGAAAACGCAGCGAACGTGTTCTGATTGAGGAAGCTCGTTGGAGCTTTTGGTGTTGGCGCAGTGTTCTCCATGGATCATtgagctctgataccatgtgAAGGTATCAGACTCTTGAAGATGAAAAACAAGaatgaaagaagagagagagagagagagagagagagagagagagagagagagagtgaaggAGGAGAATTTTCTGGAAAATGAGATGTATTAGCTGAACTAACTAGTTTGTTACAGTGCATTAGTATTTATAGTGAGTGAGCTCTAACTACTTCTTATTAGATGTAACTGACTCAGTTTTCTTCTAACTGATTTCTCTAACAAACTCTAATATGTTGCACGTGTCTTATCATGTGGCATCTCAATACTCTTAACACCCTTGACTCATGTACTGATTTGTTTCTCAATTAGCAAGTGTTGGACTTAAGTGTTGGAACTGTAATATCTTAAGTTGATGAAGCAACACTGATTTAGGCTAAACCAATCATACAAGTGGGCCTGCATTACTTAGCACACACATAACACCAACTTGACCTTTGTAATATTTGTCATCATGTATAAAACCCAAATTTAAACTTAGCTCTGTATGGGAAATTTATCcatctacttttatatattaagaatagatagataaatgtatattataaatagtttatttaagaaatagaaattaacaacacttatatgtaattaaaaatattattctcACAATTAATGATTATACaattgattatgattattgtCATAATATTTCTTCATCAAAGGCAATTGCACAAACATAGtccaaataattttttatcatacaTTGTTACCATCACATTCTGGAATTCAACTGCATTAAagtttctattttattttttttttttaacatattgATAAGCTTCAATATCAATTGTCATTTCAGAATTCACTCAATTCAGGCCACAGTTGAGTGACCACCATGTACAAAGTGGGAAGGGTCCACAGAGATTTCAAAGACAGATGAAAGCAAAGTGGGACATGGTAAATATAGGGACTTGTCCTTGAAGATGTTTAATCATCCTATGATGATAAATTAATTGTATAATTGAATTGACCAAACAAGTTATCATTATTGAAAGTTTGAAATTAATATCATGCAAATTCATACTTAgttactgtttttttttttgggtcataACTTTTTCTTACTTTCATCATAAAAGTTACCATCTGGTTCCTTTTCACTTGTTATACAGAATAGTGAAAATTGATTTTATGAACGGCAGTTTCTGCATATTATTGCCTTTGAACTTAACAAAACACTTAGATTTAAGGAGGAAATGGGAGACAAATGTTTATGTGCATAAATTTCTCATTGAGATGAATAGTAGGATAACAAAAAATGGAGAAAATCTTTCTCAGGGCAATAAATTGTTACAAAAATTGTGTTAAGTAATCTATTTCTAAGTCAGCCTAATCTTGATGATGCTAACATCAACTCAAGCGAGAAGTGATATCTAAGAACATATTTTCTTCACAAGGAATTGTGAGGCCACCCATTGGATGATCATATCCAAATTCTTCCTCAGCTTGACTTAGCAAGTCTTGAAATGAAGGCTGGTTCAAGTATGATATGGGGATCACAAACCGCTTCATTTTCTCTCCAACATAAACTGCAAGATAACCTTTTGGAATTTCCATAGCTTTTGAAGATGAAGTAAATGATGCCTTTCTTACAATACCAGGTAACCGAAAACCCATTTTTATATCTGTTGAAGAAATACTAGTCTAAGAAATGAAAATAAGATGTAAGTTTTTGAGTTTCTTGTGCTTTGGGATGTCAATGACTTGTGCTGCTGCTAAATGCTTGCAACCAtgaacatatatataaataaaaggatATGCTATAAACATAATGCCACTTGAACAATTGGTGGAGAAAGCGTAAGAGATGGTAGCCATGGGACTTATTAGGAGACAAGGTCATAAAAGAGATCACATGGTGTTGTCTTAGATAATTCAAGGTCCATTTATGTATACAATAGCAAGTTTGATTTGATCATGTTGCCTATGGTTTTGCAAATTCCAAGGGATATGTTAACAATCTGGTGTACTTAAAAACGAGGTTCATATTGGACCATTATCATGTGTCGAATTTTGGTTCTCTTCTGGCCTCAGAACACTTTGTTTCAGAGATATAAATCAGGTTGTGGACAAGGTTTACTGATTTCATTGTCAATAGCAATTCAAAATCTGAAGAAACATGTGAGATGTCCAAAACATGTCTGATGCAGTATCTTTAGTACAACTACATTGCATTAATTTACATGTCTTTGATTTGATATGTGTAGTTTCTTGGCAATTATGTCAGGAAATGGGGTAGGAATTGTATGAACTCCAAGACAATACCATGTGATCTCTTGTGATCATTTCACTTTGTAGACCCCATTTTACAGCTTCATCAGAATTATTTCTTCAGGATAGCAACTATATATACACTACTTCTTGTGTTCTCAAACAACACAACTCATTTGCATCGCCACAAATATCAAAGCTCACATATTTCTCTCAAACAAATCCTCCAAGAACAATGGCTTTTCGCATTCCAAGTATTAGAAAGGCATCACTTTCTGCATCAAAAGGGACTAATGTTCCAAAAGGCTATCTTGCAGTCTATGTGGGAGATAAGATGAGGCGGTTTGTGATTCCTGTCTGTTACTTGAACCAGCCTTCATTTCAAGAATTACTAAGCCAATCAGAAGAAGAATTCGGTTATGATCACCCAGCAGGCGGTCTCACAATTCCATGCACCGAGGATGCCTTCCTGAACCTCACTTGTCAATTAAGTGGGCAGTAAATTGTGATCATAGAGACTGACATAGATTAGCTGAGACAAATTTTGTAAAGAAGgctctttctttttattttgaagATTGTCCATTTTGTTCTCTTCATTATATCATTCCTTTGAAAGTGTAAATATGTTACATGAATGAGAGAAAGTTATTGCATCTCCTTTGTTGAATCTGAATGATATCTTATATATTTATGATGTTGTTTTGAAGAAATTCACTGTTGATGATTCATTTCATTTGAGAACTCAATTGAAAATCTGTTAAGAATTCACAGTTTTCTTATATTGAAAGTAAAGGAAGAGGATTCCTATGTTATTGTAAAAAGTAACACAAGCTTGAGATATTCCATGATTGAATGTCACGAACTTCAACACTTTCCACAGTGGCTCTAATTTTATAGACTGCAGTGGTTTATGGAAGTGTAAATACTATAGAACCATAAAATCCAGCAATATTGAATTCAGAATTcagaaaggaaaaaagaaaagggaagggaacatttaattatcaaaacttgaATCCAGATTATTGAATTTAATATAACCATGTAACTGGAAATCAGTTATATGCAACACATAACAAGCTCTTTGAAAATGTTAAGGCTTGGCTAAAACTTCAATAAAGAAATAAGAGAACAGACATATATAAATGAATAAGCCATACAGCCCGTGTAAGAAATTTCTTTAGTTATAGAGGTGATGTTATCAATTGAAATTTACCCTATGTTAGTGTAAATTTGCATTGGCAGTTGGCAGAAGCAGCATTTTAGGTATCATTCGTACCATGAATTAAAGTTTTCCATGCATGTTCTTTTATATAAAACACTCAGAattctatcccttttttatatataaaaatcttATAATTTTGTATACTTGTGTAATAGTGCAATCTATGACAACAAATGAACAATGAAGAAGTATGGCTTTTCTTACACCAGCCAGCATTGTCACTGCTAGATAGTAGATACTGCATAATGTTCTGTTGGTAGagagaatataaaatatttaaaaaaaaacgaaatacTAGAGTAGTTGAATTCTTTCCTTGTCATTAAAGAAAAAGCAGAGGAAACACTTTGAACTTGTCATAGTAATGGTCATTCTTCTTTCATTTACTTAGAAAAATGTGTAATCTTTACAAGTAACCTATTGTACGAAATGTGTATACTAATCTATGTCAGTCTCCTAAAGCATGAGATTCATCATCAATTCAAGCAAGAAGTGATTTGTTGGAAGACATCTTCACTGCAAGGAATTGTTAGACCTCCCATAGGATGATCATATCCAAACTCTTCCTCAGCTTGGCTCAATAAGTCTTGGATTGAAGGTTGGTTCAAGTATGAAACGGGGATCACAAACCGCTTCTGTTTCTCTCCTACATACACTGCTAGATGCCCCTTTGGGATTTCCACAGATTTCGAAGCTGCTTGGCTACCTGAGAATGATGATGTCCTTCGAATAACTGGTAAACGGAAACccatatttttttagtatatatgTAAGAATAACAGCAAGGAAAAGTTCCCAAGTTTCAAAGAAGAATGTCTTTTTAAGTTTTGATGCTTAAGATTGCCAATGAGTTGTGTTGTTTTTGAAGGCAAGAGCAAGTGTATTTAtagattttaagattttatggGAAACTATTTCTAAGATAAAAGATTGTTGAAAATGATAGGAATGCATACACATCACTACATGAGAGATCACATGGTACTGTCTTGAGAATGCATACCCCACTTTGTCAAGGAATGGCTAATAAAGCAGCCTCTTGCAATCAAATGTTAGCTGCTTAAGTGAAACTTAAATGTTAGTTCATAGTAGATAATACAAGGCCCACCATATATATGTGAGAGGAAGTGTAATTGAAACATGTTTGCTCATGGTTTCAAATTCCAGTTGGTACTGCTTATAATCTGGTATacttgaaaaagatgaggttcaTATTGGCTCACTATTAATAGTTTCAAAGCTAATAGATAAGGTCATAGTCAAGGTTTACAATTTCATTCTTAGAAGCAATCTCAATTTGAATAAACATGTGAGATGTCTAAAGCGTGTCTACTAATTAATGGAGTAGTTGTAGTACAATGCATGAAAGGAGCATTATGTAAGGTCTTCACTGTGTAATAATAATGTAGATCTCATTAATTTCAAGAGGCTAATATGTTGGCCATTATATGAAGAAGTGGGGTATGCACTCTCAATGAACTTCCTAACACCTTCAAGACAGTATCATGTGATTTCTTGTGATGCATAATACATTGCCAATTTGGTAGACCCTATCTTATCTCTTCAGGAAATTGGTTTGAAGAAGATCCTAGCAACTATATATACACCACTTCTTGTGTTCTCAAGCAGCACCAATCATTCACATATCCTCAAGTATTACAAGTTTAGaaaaactcaaatatttctTTCTCATAAAAAAAACAATGGCTTTCCGCATACCAGGTATTAGAAAAGCAACAAAGAGCAATGATGTCCCCAAAGGCTATCTTGCAGTTTATGTTGGAGATAAAATGAAGAGGTTTTTAATTCCTGTATCATACTTGAACCAACCTTTGTTTCAAGAATTACTAAACCAAGCAGAAGAAGAATTTGGCTATGATCATCCGAATGGCGGTCTCACAATTCCATGCAGAGAGGATGAGTTCTTAAACCTCACTTCTCAGTTGAGTAGGCTATAAATCATGCTAATGGAGAATAGACTAGTTGAGAGTAACTTGTACAGAAGGCACTTtctttttgagattttatattttgttttcttcCTTGTATCATTCATTTGATAAATGACAAATTCATGACAAGATATTGTTTAAACAAATCTAGCTTGTGTCAAATCATTTAGCATTTTCAAGTTTCAGTTCATATATTTCAGACTATCTGGTTCTGATATGGATTAAAGTTCCTTATTGTCCTTGAGCTGATCATGGAACAAAATACACATTTTTATTGGAAGAGTTTTAGCCAATTTGTTACTAGATTCTTCTACAACAAGTGAGGTTAATGCTCTCTGCAACTCAGAATTAACTTGTTCAGTTAATTTGTTGTTCCCAtgttcttccaattcaatcatCATTGCAAAATAATATTTCCTGAATTTTGTCCCCTCCCCCTTCAAATTTATAGTTCAAATATTACAAATGAAACATTCCAACTTCAAATATTACAAATAAGTTCATGAGTCATGACCATGTTTGTACTTGAAGGACTTTAATAAGTTGCTTTTCACAGTGATACATAATCACATAATAATGTGGCAGCTAGCTTTCAAATGATTGCAGGTGATGAATACAAAAACTAAATAGTAGATCATACCTTCACCAAATATATTTCAGTCTTTGAAAAGAGAGAACCTTAATCATAACAACATGAAATAAAGGGTCATGGGAAACTTAAAGAAAGAAACCAAAGTAACTTATAGTGAGAAATTAAATTTGCAATAATCTGTGTTTATATGATTTTGCTCAAGTACATCTTTCCACTTCTCTGGGAAGAATATATAATAAATGGTGAGAAAATTTTACAAGTGTTAGCTATAGTACAAAATTGTATTGATCACTTATGATCAACATTTAAATCTTCTCCTTTTATGATCTTTGCAAGCGAGAAGTGATATCTAGGAAGACATCTTCTCTGCAAGGAATTGTGAGGCCACCCATTGGATGATCAAATCCGAATTCTTGTTCAACTTGACTTAGCAAGTCTTGAATTGAAGGATTGTTCAAGTATGATATAGGTATCACGAATCGCTTCTTTTGGTTCTCTCCAACATAAACAGCAAGATAACCTTTTGGAACAGAAGTTTTCTTTTGAAGACTAGGCAACCTGAATCCCATTTTAGAGCAAGAGAAAGATCTGAATAAAATTTGTGTATAGACTATATAGTATTTGATGCCTTAAAAAGTTGTTAAAACTTGACTTTGTTTGTGATCctaaaacaaaaactaactatatatatagaaagagagagaggCTTAGGATAAAGAATTTGATTTGATTATAgatataataattgattatgaGATATCTAACTGGGGTCTAGTTAGGGGCATGGACTTGTGAATACCACATGGTAGTgtcttgaaatttttttaacaaagtTGAAGAAATTATTTGAATCTAGATGTCCCACCTTTTATGGAAAACAGCCTAGATGGTACCCATTTGATAATTGGAAAAAGAACCAGAAATATGTAATATCAAAAACCATATGCATGTTAAAACAATTTTAATGGCTAAGATCTGTCCTAGACAAGGTTAAGACATGTTGTTTGCTTCATATTGATAACATGAAT is a window from the Arachis stenosperma cultivar V10309 chromosome 3, arast.V10309.gnm1.PFL2, whole genome shotgun sequence genome containing:
- the LOC130968833 gene encoding auxin-induced protein 15A-like, translated to MGFRLPGIVRKASFTSSSKAMEIPKGYLAVYVGEKMKRFVIPISYLNQPSFQDLLSQAEEEFGYDHPMGGLTIPCEENMFLDITSRLS